Below is a window of Streptomyces qaidamensis DNA.
GGTCCCCGATGGCCGAGATCGTCTTCCGCGCACGCGTGGCGGAGGCCGGTCTCGACGGGCTGGTGGAGGTCGACAGCGCCGGCACGGGCGGCTGGCACGAGGGCGACGGCGCCGACCCGCGCACGGTGGCCGTCCTGGAGGACAACGGCTACGCCGGCGGCCACACGGCCCGGCAGTTCCAGCCGTCCTGGTTCTCCCGCCTCGACCTGGTGATCGCCCTCGACTCCGGCCACCTCGGGGCGCTGCGCCGCCTCGCGCCGACGGAGCAGGACGCCCAGAAGGTACGGCTGCTCCGCTCGTACGATCCTGCCGCCGGCGACGACCTCGACGTACCGGACCCCTATTACGGGGGCATGGACGGCTTCGAGGAGTGCCTTGAGATGGTGGAGGCGGCGAGCACCGGTCTGCTCGCCGCCGTGCGCAAGGACGTGGAGGGACGGGCGGCATGAGCGATTCCGCGACGACGGATGACGCGGGCGGGGCGAAGGGCGACTCGGCCCGGGCGGCGGCCGCGACGGAGGAGACGAAGGACGCCGCGAGCCGGGTGACCAGTGCGGCGGGCCGGGTGACGGACGCCGTGGACGAGGTGCCGGGGACCGCCGACACGATGGCGAGTGCCGCGAACGAGGCGACAGGGTCCTTCGACGAGGTTACGGGCGCCGGGGACAAGGCGACGGGCGGCGTCGACGAGGTGACGGGCACTGCGGGACGGGCCACCGCGGGGGCCGGTGACGGCACACGCGCGGTGCGGGCCGGGCTGCCCGAGCCGGTCAAGTACGAGCCCACCCTGCCCGGCCCGGTGTTCGCCGCCCACTTCCACCTGCCGGGTGACCCGACCGGCCCCTACACCTACGGCCGGGACGAGAATCCGACCTGGACGCTGCTGGAGCGCGCTGTCGGCGAGCTGGAGGCACCCGGCCGGGGCGATGCCGAGACGCTCGTCTTCGCGTCGGGCATGGCCGCGATCTCGGCGGTGCTCTTCTCCCAGCTGCGCACCGGCGACGTGTGCGTCCTGCCCGACGACGGCTACCAGGCGCTGCCGCTGGTCCGCGCCCAGCTGGAGGCGTACGGCATCGAGGTGCGCACCGCGCCGACGGGCGGCGACGCCCAGCTCGACGTCCTCGACGGCGCGAGGCTGTTGTGGATCGAGACGCCGTCGAACCCCGGGCTCGACGTGTGCGACATCAGGCGGCTCGCCGAGGCGGCACACGCGCGTGGTTCCCTGGTGGCCGTCGACAACACCCTCGCGACGCCGCTCGGTCAGCGTCCGCTGGAGCTCGGTGCCGACTTCGCGGTGGCCAGCGGCACCAAGCAACTCACCGGCCACGGTGACGTCCTCCTGGGCTATGTCGTCGGCCGGGACGCCGAGGCCATGGCCGCCGTGCGCCGCTGGCGCAAGATCGTCGGGGCCATTCCAGGGCCCATGGAGGCCTGGCTGGCGCACCGTTCGATCGCGACGCTCCAGATGCGGGTCGACCGGCAGAGCGCGACGGCCCTGGCCATCGCCGAGGCGCTGCACGAACGGCCCGAGGTGGCCGGGCTGCGCTACCCGGGTCTCCCTGACGATCCCTCGCACGAGATCGCCGCGCGGCAGATGCGGCGCTTCGGCTGCGTGGTGTCGTTCACCCTCCCCACGCGCGCGCGTGCCGACCGCTTTCTCGACGCGCTGCGGCTCGTGGACGACGCGACGAGCTTCGGCGGGGTGCGGTCCACAGCCGAACGGCGGGGGCGCTGGGGTGGGGACGCGGTGCCTGAGGGCTTCATCCGCCTGTCGGTCGGTGCCGAGGACCCGGAGGACCTGGTGGCGGACGTGCTGCGTGCGCTGGACGCGTCGGCTGCCTGACCCTCCCCACGGACGGTCCGAGCCTCCCCCCTCGTGGCTCGGACCGTCCCCCGGTTCCGCGCGCAAGAACCGCGCGACCAAGGCTAGTTGACTCTCTGTCAGTGTCCAATCACGGTAGCGACAGAGACCTATCGACTTATTTATAGTTGAGCACGGCCGTGGGCGGGTAGCGGAGGCCGACGAGGGGAGTGTGCGGTGGATCTGGCCTTGCTGCGGACCTTCGTGACCGTGCACCGGGCCGGCTCCTTCACCCGCGCCGCCGCTCTGCTCGGTCTCTCCCAGCCCGCCGTCACCTCGCAGATACGCACGCTGGAGCGGCAGCTGGGCCGCCCCCTGTTCCTCCGGCAGGCCCGCGGCGTGACCCCGACGAGCATCGGCGACGAACTCGCACACAAGGCCGCGCCCCATCTCGACGCCTTGGTGGAGATCACCGAGACCGGCCTCGACGACGACTCCTCCTTACGGACGCTGCACCTCGCAGGTCCTCCGGAGTTCACCGCCGAACGAGCCCTGCCCGCCCTCACAGAGCTGACCGGTGAGGACGGTCAGGGCTTCGCCTTGCGCGCTTCCTTCGGGACGGCCGAGGAAACACTGGAAGGGCTTTCCGCCGGGCATCACGATCTGGCCATCAGCACGGCCCAGCCGCGGGGCCCCCTGCTCACGGCGACTGCGCTCTGCGACGAGGAGCACGTCCTGGTCGCCGCCCCGCGCTGGGCCGAGGAGATCGGGACCGGCCAACCGGACCGCAGGCCGGAACCGGCCCTGGAGAAGGTGCCCGTGGTGGAGGTGCACGAGTCGCTGCCCTTCGTCTCCCGCTACTGGGCCTCCGTCTTCGACTCGCACCCGGCCGCCCCGGGCACCGTGATCGTCCCCGACCTGCGTGCGGTCCTGGCCTGCGCGGCCGCCGGCGCCGGCCTGGCGGTGCTGCCCCGCTATCTGTGTGCGCCGGCGCTGGAGCGGGGCGATGTCGTCGCCCTGCATGAGCCGACGGTGCCGCCACTGCGGACGTACTTTCTGGTGGTCCGTACCGGGACGCTGGCGATGCCCCACATCGCCCGGGCCCACGAGTGGTTGCAGCGGGCTTCGGCCGACTGGTGCTGAGCCCCTTCCGGCCGGCCTTTGGGAGCTGCGTGACGTGGGTTTCGAGTGCGCCCTGGCGTGGGCACCCGGGGCGCCTTGACGCAGGTATCGGGGCGCTCGGGACCGTGCCTCACTCTGGGGGCTCGGCCGGTGACGTTTCGCGATGTTTCACGTGGAACCAGCCGGGCCACATTTCACTCATGACCGTCCGACCCGTGGTCAAGCGCACCGCCCGCGCCGTTCTGCTGGACGGTGCTGACCTGATCTTGATCAAGCGCACCAAGCCGGGTGTGGATCCCTACTGGCTCACTCCCGGTGGCGGGGTCGAGCCCAGCGACTCGACCGTCGTCGACGCCCTGCACCGCGAGGTGTACGAGGAACTCGGCGCCAAGATCAGTGATGTGGTGCCCTGCTTCGTGGACACCATGGAGCACATCGGGGAGGACGGCGGCGCTACCGGTGTGAAGGTGCAGCACTTCTTCGTATGCCGCCTGGAGTCCATGGACCCCTCCCTGCGCCATGGCCCGGAGGTGGACGAGCCGGTCGGCGAGTACGAGATCGTGCGCGTGCCCTTCACCCGTGTCGGTATCGCCTCGGTCCATCTCGTGCCGCTGTCGCTGCGCCACTACCTCGACGGCAACATCGAGGGAGTGCTCGCCATGCACGCGCCCGACCTGGGCTGAGACACCTGGTCAGCTTCCGGCCGCGACCAGTTCCTCGACGGAGTCGTGCCGTATGCGGTCCGACGGGATGCCGATGTCCCTCAGGGCGTTCATACCGCTGCGGATCATCCCGGGCGGCCCCGAGAGGTAGGCGTCGAACTCGTTCCACGGCCCGTAGGCGCGTATCGCGTCCGGCAGCTGCTGGTTCGCCTGCTGGTCGATGATCGCCCGGACCGAGAGCCAGGGGTGGCTCTGCTGGAGGCGGAGCATGGTGTCGATGTCGTACAGGTCGTGGTCCGTGCGGGCGCCGTAGAAGACCTCGACCGGCCGACGGTCCCCGTGCTCGGCGACATCCTCGACCAGGGCCTTGATGGGCGCTATGCCCGTGCCGCCACCCAGGCAGAGCAGACCGCTGTCGGTGGTGTGGTCCACGGTCATGGAACCGGCGGGCGGGCCGAGCCGGATGATGTCGCCGGGGCGTGCGCGGTGCACCAGGGCATTGGAGACCCAGCCCGCCGGAACGGCCTTCACATGGAACGACAGAAGACCGTCGGAGCGGGGCGCCGAGGCGAAGGAGTAGTGCCGCCATATCCGGGGCCACCAGGGCGTCTCCACGCTCGTGTACTGCCCGGCGAGGAAGGGGTACGGCTGGTCGGGCCGGACGGTGACGACCGCGACGTCCGGGGTTCTCAGGTCATGCGTGACGATCTCCGCGTACCACCAGGCCGGGGCGCGCAGTTCGTCCGCGGCCGCCGCGTCGATCATGACCTGGGAGATCGTGGTGTAGGCCCTGACCCAGGCCGCCTCCATCTCCGCGTTCCAGACCCCGGCGGCGTATTTGCTGAGCGCACCGATGAGGCACTCGCCGACGGCCGGGTAGTGCTCGGCCCGTGTTCCGTACTTCCGGTGCCCCCGGCCGAGATTCTGCAAGTAGTCGACGAGGACTTCCTTGTTGTCGATGTGCTCGGCGGCCGTGAGCAGCGCTCTGAGCAGCCGGTCCCGCTGGGTGTCCATCGCGGCCGGGAACAGTGACCGCAGGTCGGGGTGGCGGACGAAGAGCAGGGCGTAGAAGTACGACGTGACCTTGTCGGCGACCGGGGCTACCTCGGCCATGGCGCGGCGGATGAGCAGGGCGTCCGGGGAGCCCTCTTCGACCGGGGCGGTGGCTGCCTCTTCCGGGGACGGCATCGGAGCGTGCCGCTGGGCGGGGACATGCTGCTCGGCAGCGGCGGGTGGGGGCGCAGCCAGCGTGGAGGCGAAGGGCGCGGGGGTCAGCGCGGTCGGTGCGGGACCCGGCGATGAGGCGCCGGCGAGGCTGGAGGCTCCAGGGGAAGACGCGTGCTGCGCGGCGTGGGAGGCGGGCGCGTGAGGGGCGGGCGTCGATATCGGATCCGGGGCCTCACCCCCTTGCTCCGGCCCACCAGCGCTCACACTGCCGGACGAGGAGTCGGGCGGCGCGGATGTGCCGTCTGCCGACGCTGCCGGGACGGGTCCGGGCCTGCCCACCGGGCGTATCGCGGCCGGGCGGCGCCCTTCTGCCGTCCTGTCGGACGTCCTGGCGTCGCTGTCCGGCGCCGTCGCCGGGTCCTTGCGGGGTGTGAACCAGCCGCCCCCGCCGCCAGAAGTGCCGTTGTCGGCCGACGTGGTGGTCGGAGCGTCCATGGTGTGCCTCGCCTCGAGCATCTTTCGGTCGGTCTGCGCACTTCCCCAGTCGGAAGGTGCCTGCTTTCCCCCGTGGACGGTCTGCGTTCCCATCCTTGTCGCGGCCAATGCGGCCACATTCAACCCGTATTCCGGCCCCGTACGGACAAGTAAGGCGAGAGTGTGACATTGGCCGCAGTAACTCTCATCGAGCTTCTCACCCGCCTGGACGCTTCCGTCGCATAACCGGAAACGCGGGTCTTCGATCTCTCCGTCCCGTTAGGCTGCATTGCCCTGCACTCGGCCCTCACGGGGGCGTCCCGTCCCGGATGCGAACCGGAGTCGACCCTACCGGCCACCGCCGTGCACACAAGTCCCCCCTTCCCTCACCACGAATGCGGCCACCCCGCGAATCATCCAGTCGGTCAACTACGGTGCGATGGCGCTCCGTTCCCAGCACCGATCGGACACGCGGTGTTCTTACGTGTTTCACGTGAAACATCCAGCACCGGCCCACGCCGTGTACGGGTGGCGACAACTGGCCAAAAGCTCGTATGTCTCCACCGAAAGAGGTGGACGCCAGGGGCCCGCGTCGGACAGCCTGACCTGCGTGCCGACTCCTTCCCTTGCCTCCCTGCCCATCCGTCGTCTGACGCTCCGCGATCAAGCCGCGTGCGCCGACTTGTCCGAGGACCGGGGGTGGCCACGGGAGGAGCACAAGTGGGGCTTCCTCCTCACGGCCGGGAAGGGTTACGGCATCGACGACCCCGACGGCGGCCTGGTCAGCGCCTGCGTCGTCACCGAGTACGGACCGCAGAACCCCGCTCTCGCCGCGATCGGCATGGTCCTGGTCGCCGGACGGCATGCTCGGCAGGGTGTGGGACGCCGGCTGATGCACCACGTCATCTCG
It encodes the following:
- a CDS encoding cystathionine gamma-lyase; the encoded protein is MASAANEATGSFDEVTGAGDKATGGVDEVTGTAGRATAGAGDGTRAVRAGLPEPVKYEPTLPGPVFAAHFHLPGDPTGPYTYGRDENPTWTLLERAVGELEAPGRGDAETLVFASGMAAISAVLFSQLRTGDVCVLPDDGYQALPLVRAQLEAYGIEVRTAPTGGDAQLDVLDGARLLWIETPSNPGLDVCDIRRLAEAAHARGSLVAVDNTLATPLGQRPLELGADFAVASGTKQLTGHGDVLLGYVVGRDAEAMAAVRRWRKIVGAIPGPMEAWLAHRSIATLQMRVDRQSATALAIAEALHERPEVAGLRYPGLPDDPSHEIAARQMRRFGCVVSFTLPTRARADRFLDALRLVDDATSFGGVRSTAERRGRWGGDAVPEGFIRLSVGAEDPEDLVADVLRALDASAA
- a CDS encoding low molecular weight protein-tyrosine-phosphatase; translated protein: MTYRVCFVCTGNICRSPMAEIVFRARVAEAGLDGLVEVDSAGTGGWHEGDGADPRTVAVLEDNGYAGGHTARQFQPSWFSRLDLVIALDSGHLGALRRLAPTEQDAQKVRLLRSYDPAAGDDLDVPDPYYGGMDGFEECLEMVEAASTGLLAAVRKDVEGRAA
- a CDS encoding LysR family transcriptional regulator, with the protein product MDLALLRTFVTVHRAGSFTRAAALLGLSQPAVTSQIRTLERQLGRPLFLRQARGVTPTSIGDELAHKAAPHLDALVEITETGLDDDSSLRTLHLAGPPEFTAERALPALTELTGEDGQGFALRASFGTAEETLEGLSAGHHDLAISTAQPRGPLLTATALCDEEHVLVAAPRWAEEIGTGQPDRRPEPALEKVPVVEVHESLPFVSRYWASVFDSHPAAPGTVIVPDLRAVLACAAAGAGLAVLPRYLCAPALERGDVVALHEPTVPPLRTYFLVVRTGTLAMPHIARAHEWLQRASADWC
- a CDS encoding NUDIX domain-containing protein; translated protein: MTVRPVVKRTARAVLLDGADLILIKRTKPGVDPYWLTPGGGVEPSDSTVVDALHREVYEELGAKISDVVPCFVDTMEHIGEDGGATGVKVQHFFVCRLESMDPSLRHGPEVDEPVGEYEIVRVPFTRVGIASVHLVPLSLRHYLDGNIEGVLAMHAPDLG
- a CDS encoding globin domain-containing protein; the encoded protein is MLEARHTMDAPTTTSADNGTSGGGGGWFTPRKDPATAPDSDARTSDRTAEGRRPAAIRPVGRPGPVPAASADGTSAPPDSSSGSVSAGGPEQGGEAPDPISTPAPHAPASHAAQHASSPGASSLAGASSPGPAPTALTPAPFASTLAAPPPAAAEQHVPAQRHAPMPSPEEAATAPVEEGSPDALLIRRAMAEVAPVADKVTSYFYALLFVRHPDLRSLFPAAMDTQRDRLLRALLTAAEHIDNKEVLVDYLQNLGRGHRKYGTRAEHYPAVGECLIGALSKYAAGVWNAEMEAAWVRAYTTISQVMIDAAAADELRAPAWWYAEIVTHDLRTPDVAVVTVRPDQPYPFLAGQYTSVETPWWPRIWRHYSFASAPRSDGLLSFHVKAVPAGWVSNALVHRARPGDIIRLGPPAGSMTVDHTTDSGLLCLGGGTGIAPIKALVEDVAEHGDRRPVEVFYGARTDHDLYDIDTMLRLQQSHPWLSVRAIIDQQANQQLPDAIRAYGPWNEFDAYLSGPPGMIRSGMNALRDIGIPSDRIRHDSVEELVAAGS